GGCAATGGCAGGGACGTGAGTGATGTTAAGCGATTGGGTTAAGTGGCCTTGCTGCGAAAAATACATTCTTGCATCCAATAAGGTCGCCATTTTATTCGGGCTGCCTCCCGTCAGTACCCACTTGATTGGCTTGGCGTTTTGATACTCGCTGGCAAACCTTCGTTGCTGCGCGTCTCTGGCATCAAAAAAGACCAGCACCTTACTGAGTTCAAATCGTGGTAGAACCTCTTGACCGTCGACCTTTGGCCAAGTGCGACTGTCAAAGGGGTTCACCCTAGTGCCCGCCTTGGCTATCACCGCCCCCGTCGTGGGGGCGATGATGTCTTTCGGGATAGTGATGCTTGGGTCAACGTAAAAGGTGCGAGGGCTGGTCGTGGTGGTTAACCCTTCAACGGGCGGCGGGGTTTCAATGCTTTGTTGTACGCGCTCCGTGAACTCGTTTTGCATGTCCGCCAATTGACCACTGGCCTCAAACCCTTTCAGTCTTTGGTGTATCCACTCCAGCATGTCGATTTCACCGATAGGGAAGACCGGGGCGACTTGCCCTAATGCTTTCCCGTGCGCGTTAAAAGTGGCCATGCCTGCTGCGAGGATAAAAGGCAGCAAACTAAGCGCTTGCGCCAATGGCTTGATTAAAGGCGTCAATTTCTTTGCCATAAAAGTGCATGGAGGTTTGCTCAATGGCGCGCTCCAGCGATTGACCTTGTTTATAAAGATTTTCACAATACTCAAACTCCTTTGGCTCGGTTGAGAACATGGCGCGTTTCACCGGAGAGGCGAAAAAGCGGTGGTAGGTGACATGGCCGCCTGCCTTGATACGCGCGCTGCTGTATCCGGCTTCTGCAGAGGGGGCGAAGCTTTTAATGATGCGCTGCTCAAACGGTGAGAAGGCATCGGGGTTTTGGGCTAGGTATTTATCAAACCCTTCCCCTTGACGAAGAATGATGTGGATATCGGAGTTGTTGTAGCAGGCTTTGGCTTCTTCACTGCTAAAGAAATCCTCAATCCCTTGAGTCACCGTGCAAAAAGCGCCGCCGAACTTACGGGCGGTGCGATAACCGGTGTTGATGAACTCCCTCGCTTGCTCGTTCGCCCCAGAAAGCAGGCTCCACGCCTCTTCGATGATGCACATCTTAGGCGTAGAGCGAGAGCCTGAAAGGTACATCTGCTGGTTAATCGACACCATCAGCGCAAAAATGACCGGTCTAAGCACCGCAGGCGGGAACCCATCCAACTCCAACGTCGTAAATTCAACGTTTGGGTCGAGCATGGAGGGCTTGTTAAACACGTCTTTATACATACCATCGGTGCAGAACTTTTTCAGTTGCACCGCAATGTCTTTGATGCGTCGGTCGCCTTCCTCTCCCGCAATCTCAATCAAGGCGTCTCTGACATCATCCACTAAGGCTTGATTGCCTTTAGATTCCCACGCTGTCACTATCGCATCGCCGAGTACGCTTTGTTGAAACGCCGTCAGTGGCGTGTAGGGCGACGCAATGGTGGCGAACAACGCGGTGATGTTATCGAGCGCTTCCATCATGGGGTCAACGGGTCTACCGTCATCGTCCACAAACTCAAACTCCGCATTTTGCATGGAGCCTAAATGGGTGAACGGGTTTAAGAAGATGTTGGCGTGGGTCATGTAGGTCCCCCCAAGGCTGAGCGTCAGTTTTTTATAGCTGGCGCCTTTATCGAGTATCCACACTTTACCGCCCATGGCGTAAACCGTTTCCGCGATTTCTTGAACTAGGAAGCTTTTCCCGGCGCCGGAGCCTCCCGTCAGGGCGATGTTTTGGTTATCACTGCCACAGGTGAAAGGGTTAAAGAACGAGATTTGTTGGCGCATCGTGGGTAGGAGTACGCCCCCTTTGAGTTGGCTAAAGTCCATGATGAGCGGAAAGAGATTCACCAGATTTGAGCTTTTAAACGTGCGAACGCGCCCGGCTTTTT
Above is a genomic segment from Vibrio tasmaniensis containing:
- the traW gene encoding type-F conjugative transfer system protein TraW, translating into MAKKLTPLIKPLAQALSLLPFILAAGMATFNAHGKALGQVAPVFPIGEIDMLEWIHQRLKGFEASGQLADMQNEFTERVQQSIETPPPVEGLTTTTSPRTFYVDPSITIPKDIIAPTTGAVIAKAGTRVNPFDSRTWPKVDGQEVLPRFELSKVLVFFDARDAQQRRFASEYQNAKPIKWVLTGGSPNKMATLLDARMYFSQQGHLTQSLNITHVPAIAYQDGTRWRIDEVNVSGLHPLEIE
- the traC gene encoding type IV secretion system protein TraC, translating into MFSSSRSGLSALFQDAKQAQNHLHHELPYRDYDPIEQVFDNAHSRGFGFKISVLGGANDDLIQSLSHLMGDLPDGDKWDYQVQLFGHNRVAHYLEGNQALLSQRGGICQKMANDDAIYAHYAAQHGYLHRQKNNRFDLRDYDAFFFVSTTEKDPQELLDARMTLETGLAQLGFDLLPVTPEMLLTGVGDILNFDKRQDRPKEKSYNPLEPLNLQALSPDTEALTHRGHIATRHTNDQGEEVRTRLVHLGLSRLPGDYRLYALPEAFSSIRNVSRNITCPHRVTLSFRNEPTGKQNADNDNKIKDLTKTVNSQMAILAPMAEDELKERKALQKGLLSKEFTIASMVLTVSLLTDKACQKKDTQAAKESFGNAGLDIIPLKMNQPQALLSTLPFMMSEGLWGDCKKAGRVRTFKSSNLVNLFPLIMDFSQLKGGVLLPTMRQQISFFNPFTCGSDNQNIALTGGSGAGKSFLVQEIAETVYAMGGKVWILDKGASYKKLTLSLGGTYMTHANIFLNPFTHLGSMQNAEFEFVDDDGRPVDPMMEALDNITALFATIASPYTPLTAFQQSVLGDAIVTAWESKGNQALVDDVRDALIEIAGEEGDRRIKDIAVQLKKFCTDGMYKDVFNKPSMLDPNVEFTTLELDGFPPAVLRPVIFALMVSINQQMYLSGSRSTPKMCIIEEAWSLLSGANEQAREFINTGYRTARKFGGAFCTVTQGIEDFFSSEEAKACYNNSDIHIILRQGEGFDKYLAQNPDAFSPFEQRIIKSFAPSAEAGYSSARIKAGGHVTYHRFFASPVKRAMFSTEPKEFEYCENLYKQGQSLERAIEQTSMHFYGKEIDAFNQAIGASA